The nucleotide sequence AGGCGAGTTTCTGTTGCTGTGCTTATGTTCCCTCCTGTCATGTAGGTAATAAGGTCATTGACCATATTGCCAACCTTGGTCGTCACGTTTTGCAGGCTTGACGGAGGCGTGTAGTTATTTAGTGTTAAGTAATCTTGAGCCTCTTTATCAATGTTGTAAGCCAGCATGCCTAATGTGCAAGCTGCGGTATGCACCGTGGCTCTATCAGCAGGGCTAAGGGCATTAAAGGCAGTAGCACTATTTAGGCCACCAGCATCAATGATGCGTCGTAGGGGTGAAAAGTCTCCCCACATAGACATCTGGGGGAAAGGGTGAACATAGGTATCTTGAATTGGCTCAAAGGAAGGAGCACCCCCTTTGGGATCACCCGCGAAGTAAGCAAGGTTTCTTAAAGCAATTCCTAAAGGTGCACCAGCTACAACTTGGCTCGCAAACTCACCTGGTGTGTCAAAGTCGGGATGGTATTTAAATTCCCAACCATTGGTCCCTTCACCTTTGAAGAAGTCGGTTTTTACGCCGCCTGAAGCCCAAGGATTGAAGGTACGGCTGTCGATGACAGTTTTTCGGGTGCCAGGGTGTGCTGTCGTTGCAACACAGGCTAGAGGGAATGCTCCATCATTGGTCAGGTAATGGTACACAGCCATGCCTTGGACAGCAGCCAAGTTATCTCTCAGCGACTTCCGTTGAATGACTTCATGGATGCCCCCTGGATAGGTTTTTTGAGCAGCATTATTGCCAGCGGTGGTCGGGCGAGCAGCACCGGACCCTGCGGCTGCGTTGGGTGGGTAGAGAGGGTCGATATTAGCGACCGGCTTACCTACGTTTGGATTAGGCAGTCCACCGGGCAATAATGTAGGACGGGGATCGACATTCCAACCAAAGGTGTTGCCCAGTTCCAGCCGCTGCCCCACAATCATCCGCAGACCCGTGGAAATAGCTTGACGCTCCCAGTAGCCGTCTAACCCTTCTCCATCTGCCAAACCGGGATAAACAGCATTCTCAACTGGGGTTCCTAGGGTAATCCCCCTGTTAGTGTATTCCTCACGCAGGTCAAAGTCCTTATATTCAGGTTTGGGACCCCAACGGTTGTCTGCCCGGAAGAAGTCATCAACGAAGGGCTTTCTCTCGCTTTTGTTGTATATCCGCCCACGGGCTACTGCTTGGGAGTTTTCCCAAGCAGGGTCGCGCTCCCAAGTAGCGGGGTTGATACTTCTGGAAATGCCCTCAGTAAATAGTCTAATAGGGTTAACTGCAATATCTTGTACACTTGTTGCTGCCCCACCTCTGGGCCTAACAGAATCTCGATCAGATGCAGCATTTTCATTGTCAGCTAACTGCAAGCCATCGCCGCCCACTTTTGGAAAAGCAGCATCGTTATAGAAGTGAAACTCAGGGGTGTCCTCGAGCCTTTCAAACGTGTTGGTTTTTGAGGTGCCCCGAACAAATTGCCCGGTAAAGTCTGAACCGTCTTCACCCAAGGTAATTTCAGAGGCAGTTTGACTGTAAATACAGGACTCGTTCGAGCTAATCATGTAGCCCTTGAAGTTGTCCTGCACAAAGAGGTTACTGGCGGCGTGCATCGCCCCGTTCCACTTAAACTCAGGACCGGGAAAAACCTCTAGGTCGTAGCGGAACCAGGCTCCCCACTTACTGCCCCGAGCCGCTTCACGCGACTGCTGAAACTCTAGGGTTTGGGCTGTGCGATTGACATCAGAACCGGCTCCCCGGTTGAGCACAAAGGCGTTTACCTGGAAGTTTTTCTGCAGTGTGTCTGTAGAGCGGTTCACTAGCTGCCAACCTGATTCAGGAGAGCGAGCCGCGCGGCACTTGTTAGTCAGCCTGGAGCTACTAACCGGGCCAGTACGAGTTACCAAAGCCTTGGCCTTATCATCACTGACCGCGTCAGATACCCCAACCTTAGTAGTCTTGCCGGGTGGAGTAGCATCGTCATCCATCAAGATGGAGTAGGCAACGACCTCATTGTCGTCGAGCGCCCCGTCTCCATTGATGTCAGTTCTAAAGAACCAGGCATTGTCGATAGTGCCGTCCCCGTTGATGTCCATCCGGGTTTCGTCGGGCAGCGTGTAAACATCTTCTCCTCTGGCCGTTACACCCAGAGTGGCATTGCCCGTCGGGCTCATCATGGCCGATAGAAAATCACTGGGAGGCAGACTGCCCGGAAAGCGATCATCTCGCTGGAAAAGATACTCAAGCTTTGCCTTGGCCCGGTCAATTGCAGGCGTGGCAGCGTTGGTAATTACCCTTTGCTCACGTTGGGCAATAGCTTGGTCACTGCGACTAAAGGCGCGATAGGTCAGTGCCCCGGCCGATAGGGAAACGACCAACAGCAGCAGCACCGTTGTTGGCAGTACAAAGCCAGTTCTGCCTAGTCGATCAGGACGATTTGAGATCATCAGTACTCTCAAAATCCCGACCATTAAGCGTTTGGCCCAGAAGCGGGGAAGCTTTGTGAGACGACGAAGACGACGATTTAGAGAAGACATGGCAGTGCCCTATAAAACCAAATATCCCAATGAGCAATTCGGGCGGCAGCAAAAAACCTACGCACCTTTGACAACAAGGTTGTTAAGAGACAGCAGAGGACAGCGGCAGTTCTATTTAGAACCTGTAGAGCTGAACTGGATTGACTCAAGCAGACTCCCTGTGAAAAGGGATACCGCTACTGACAGGGAACACCAGAGAAATTGTGCCAATTTTCTTCACGTTTGTGAAGACACGGTAATAGACGTATCTAGGGTAGGCTACCCAGTTTTGCCCTAAAAGCCATCATGTACAAACCAAAAGGCATGACACACAACCCTAGGAATTACCGCTTTTAGACAATCCGTAGACTCACTCAGTACAGTTTACCCTTGATGTAAAAAAGAGTGATGCCGCTAAAGTGATGCAGCTAGCTTAACTTAGGTTTCTAGACTACGGACATGCTAAAAACCCTTAGAACATGCGTCCCATTCAAAATAGGACAAGCTCTAAGGGTTGAAATTATACGGATATTTTCGGAGGGGGGTGCCGCCAAATCGCAACGATTTACAGAAACTTGGCATTCCATGTGCTGGACATGGAAGAAACCTAGTACTTTCTGAGATCGATGCCTGCCTCGCGGGCCATGACTTCCAGGCCCTTCTTTTGAAGCGTTTTGATAGCTTTTGTAGAAATACGCAGCTTTACCCAACGTTTACCTTGAGGCCACCAAATTCGCTTTTCTTGCAGGTTAGCGTGTTGCAAACGCTTGGTACGGCGGTGAGAGTGAGAAATGGCAAAGGCATTATTTGCCTCCTTGCCAGTCAGGTCACATTTACGGCCCATGATAATCTCCAGCAGTTAGTCTACGCAATTGACACAATCGTCAATTATACCGGATTGCCTCTAAAAAAGGCGGGATGGGGCAATCAAGCGTGATCACAATTGCCCGTAGCAGCTCTGCTTCGCGGGGAGTGACATCGTTATCTACCAGCACCGTATGAGCACAAGCATCTACCACGGCCTGCTTGAGCTTAGGCACCGCCTGACCAACTCGGCTCAAGCTTTGGCCCAAGTCGTACAGCTTTACTGGGGGCAGATCATTGGGCAGCACTCGCTTTTTAGCCCCTGGCAGTCGGTATAGCCCCGACTTAAAGGCATAGGTGGCATCTTGAGCATTCTTGTGACCCAGCCGCGCCAGCACCGAAAGAATCGCTAAACAGTCTGACCAAATCAGGTCAATCGAGGCAATTTCTTGGGGCTGTTCTACAGCAGTTTGAAAGTGGGGCCGTAGCCGCTTTTGCAGAATCAGCTGCAGCACGTATTCTGAGATCGAGAGCTGCTTATCTGCTCGCATTAGTGCCTTGATTTTGTTAAAAAAGGCACTGCACTGCTGAGCTGTTAGCGTGCGGAGGGCTGGCACTGCGAGGTCAACTAACGAGAGGTGCTGCCGCGTATCCACCGCTTTTAGCAAATCAGCCAGCTGCACCACCGTCTTAACGACTGCCAGGTCAGACTCTTTTAAGATCGCAATCTGAAGCGAGCGAATTGGAGCTTTGGTGTCGAGTAGGAGGGCGTAGATAAGTGCGATCGCACCTTCGGGCTGTCGCAGTGCCGCAACGATTTCTGCTGGCAACTCCTTGAGAAACGTATGAGCCGAGGCCAGATTTTGTGGGCTGAGGGTGCCTACTGCCGCTATAAAAGCTTCAGGCGACTGGGCTACGGCAGGAGCCGTTGACGGGCCAGCACCCCCCTGAAGCGCCATGACCCCGGTATCGGGAGCGGCAATCTCGGCCAGAAATTGGGGCATTGGCGTGGGGCCTGAGCCTGAGGCGACTGCAGTTACCCCAGTTCCGCCTAAGCGACGAATCCGATCTTTGAGCGGTGGATGGGTGGCAAACAAGTCGCCCATAAAGGACAGGCCCGACAAGGCTTCGCCAAAAAATAAATGGCTGGCCTCTTCGGCGCGGGGGGCGGCAATCTCAGAGCCTTTGGTGTAGCCACCAATTTTGCGCAGAGCATCGGCAATGCCGTGGGGATTGCGCGTAAACTGCACTGCCGAAGCATCGGCCAGAAACTCTCGCTGCCGCGAGACAGCACTTTTGATCAAACGGCCAAAGACCAGACCAATGCCGCCAATGCCAATCATGGCTAGCCCTGCGAGCAGGGCAACGTTGAGGCTTTCCTTGTCTCGCTTGCCGCTACTGCCGATGCGAACCTCGGCCCCGACCCGCAAAACTAACCGACCCAGAATATAAATCATCAGTAGGCCCTGCAGCACCCCGATCAGCCGCAGGTTAAGGCGCATATCGCCGTTGAGAATGTGGCTAAACTCATGGCCGATCACGCCCTGCAGCTCGTCACGGTTGAGCTGGTCGAGACAGCCCCGCGTTACCCCAATTACGGCATCATCGGGCGAGTGGCCTGCCGCAAAGGCATTAATGCCGGGTTCGTGGTCCAGCAGATACACGGCAGGGAGCGGCGTGCCTGCGGCTAGCGACATTTCAGCCACGACGTTGAGCAGCTGCAGCTCAGCTGGGTCATCGGTTTGGGGGCTGAGCTGCCGTCCGCCCAGGCTGCTGGC is from Pseudanabaena sp. FACHB-2040 and encodes:
- a CDS encoding M48 family metallopeptidase, which codes for MNFFEHQDEARRNTNRLVLLFAVAIATMILAFYTVALLILSQGLGQQMGWWQPDLLVLVAIATLAIIGFGSLTKMAQLKGGGSVVASSLGGRQLSPQTDDPAELQLLNVVAEMSLAAGTPLPAVYLLDHEPGINAFAAGHSPDDAVIGVTRGCLDQLNRDELQGVIGHEFSHILNGDMRLNLRLIGVLQGLLMIYILGRLVLRVGAEVRIGSSGKRDKESLNVALLAGLAMIGIGGIGLVFGRLIKSAVSRQREFLADASAVQFTRNPHGIADALRKIGGYTKGSEIAAPRAEEASHLFFGEALSGLSFMGDLFATHPPLKDRIRRLGGTGVTAVASGSGPTPMPQFLAEIAAPDTGVMALQGGAGPSTAPAVAQSPEAFIAAVGTLSPQNLASAHTFLKELPAEIVAALRQPEGAIALIYALLLDTKAPIRSLQIAILKESDLAVVKTVVQLADLLKAVDTRQHLSLVDLAVPALRTLTAQQCSAFFNKIKALMRADKQLSISEYVLQLILQKRLRPHFQTAVEQPQEIASIDLIWSDCLAILSVLARLGHKNAQDATYAFKSGLYRLPGAKKRVLPNDLPPVKLYDLGQSLSRVGQAVPKLKQAVVDACAHTVLVDNDVTPREAELLRAIVITLDCPIPPFLEAIRYN
- the rpmB gene encoding 50S ribosomal protein L28 yields the protein MGRKCDLTGKEANNAFAISHSHRRTKRLQHANLQEKRIWWPQGKRWVKLRISTKAIKTLQKKGLEVMAREAGIDLRKY
- the hpsA gene encoding hormogonium polysaccharide biosynthesis protein HpsA gives rise to the protein MSSLNRRLRRLTKLPRFWAKRLMVGILRVLMISNRPDRLGRTGFVLPTTVLLLLVVSLSAGALTYRAFSRSDQAIAQREQRVITNAATPAIDRAKAKLEYLFQRDDRFPGSLPPSDFLSAMMSPTGNATLGVTARGEDVYTLPDETRMDINGDGTIDNAWFFRTDINGDGALDDNEVVAYSILMDDDATPPGKTTKVGVSDAVSDDKAKALVTRTGPVSSSRLTNKCRAARSPESGWQLVNRSTDTLQKNFQVNAFVLNRGAGSDVNRTAQTLEFQQSREAARGSKWGAWFRYDLEVFPGPEFKWNGAMHAASNLFVQDNFKGYMISSNESCIYSQTASEITLGEDGSDFTGQFVRGTSKTNTFERLEDTPEFHFYNDAAFPKVGGDGLQLADNENAASDRDSVRPRGGAATSVQDIAVNPIRLFTEGISRSINPATWERDPAWENSQAVARGRIYNKSERKPFVDDFFRADNRWGPKPEYKDFDLREEYTNRGITLGTPVENAVYPGLADGEGLDGYWERQAISTGLRMIVGQRLELGNTFGWNVDPRPTLLPGGLPNPNVGKPVANIDPLYPPNAAAGSGAARPTTAGNNAAQKTYPGGIHEVIQRKSLRDNLAAVQGMAVYHYLTNDGAFPLACVATTAHPGTRKTVIDSRTFNPWASGGVKTDFFKGEGTNGWEFKYHPDFDTPGEFASQVVAGAPLGIALRNLAYFAGDPKGGAPSFEPIQDTYVHPFPQMSMWGDFSPLRRIIDAGGLNSATAFNALSPADRATVHTAACTLGMLAYNIDKEAQDYLTLNNYTPPSSLQNVTTKVGNMVNDLITYMTGGNISTATETRLQQLGFNRAGWLARCGTYTPATFLGDAGGAGAGTVACGAAQYFATFRLNDWLSISSTRPAGQQLSAAEVQDLIGVATRVSHLDSLIRDRELGFRRGVTQETLNLTIGTRPVTWNSTTKYTQLIAPQGTGGNQSVFTVKCDPNIFRSIGAGGGGGNNNVVMAGLLACSETGLADVRYPSLYYLFPLVNHDHDGGGLHAQPGGSEAVLDQDPEEYITQPYIQTENAGVERYKIVRKGTDPTDTISVLRGVQHIASVPASMDLTGWALPVTSITQTLTAPDELTSGQQPQAFRISVNRPAPAAPAGATVPFLDKGIYDGREQMSVRVLDINIGLLASTSNGADTWLSDDPTKNAEGIVYAYREDAVREDEIVRPKAAAATAATCSNLAAVTSPRQFNLENDANCRMTVIPGTTPILQDPPLTPWKISLKPVDYYPDPERRPHGFRFRNGADISAGKTRRTGMTFVTDNSVYILGNFNLHSSNGTVGNILEEFTDRLFNVDWGPNDFYAGSRTEGKLNTTNFANVTVDHWRPVEILADAVGILSGRFRDGNIGDTFVMPTPTVDRGGTYSYQNQNRPYFETNNVFNAVNWIQENEWTASAEGTATGTAPDVERLNLLTPVWIDRNGTYQLKAPQNAPVLGGVNEFTSFGNKPLRIRNLIEGTTTFVNTTIVSGLVPARPNQAYGGFHNFPHFNESWKSGANSEHPLNIAGAFLQLDFSTASTAPFDQDAWERGERPVADEFISYYEPPGRRWGYDVGLQYVPPAPVSRRFVSYGTPRSEYYREVPVDDPYNNLLRCGRYRDGGNFVPLFPNETCPA